In Nematostella vectensis chromosome 2, jaNemVect1.1, whole genome shotgun sequence, one genomic interval encodes:
- the LOC5515782 gene encoding protein Wnt-3a, which produces MRVIITAIVPLISLLVSSEAVWWTLGTQLSVSSDPAKKSMLCYVTRQFNSRQQEVCRKNPDLMEHVAHGAKYGVHECRHQFRNRRWNCSTIRESGSLFESVLSKGCREAAFVHAVTAAGVAHSVTDACSKGRIESCDCDRNLSGRSSKGWTWSGCNSNIKFGVWFSKQFTEARERGGDLRQIMNRHNSRAGRKALEELVWRKCKCHGLSGSCSMKTCWMQQANFRQIGDHLKVKYDSAVEMTTKVNRRGKKRLKPKYSHFKKPSDKDLIYFETSPNYCDKNVTVGSLGTSGRQCNYTSNGIDGCELLCCGRGHNIQQAKITRNCNCVFKWCCEVKCERCKEVVNIYTCK; this is translated from the exons ATGAGAGTAATTATCACTGCGATTGTCCCGCTTATAAGTTTGCTGGTATCGAGCGAGGCTGTTTGGTG GACACTAGGAACACAGCTCTCCGTCTCCTCGGACCCCGCCAAAAAGTCAATGCTATGCTACGTGACTCGGCAATTTAACTCGAGGCAGCAAGAAGTTTGTCGAAAGAACCCTGATTTGATGGAACACGTTGCGCACGGCGCGAAATACGGCGTACATGAGTGTCGTCACCAGTTCCGTAACCGCCGCTGGAATTGTTCCACAATAAGAGAGTCCGGGTCGTTGTTCGAATCAGTGCTTTCTAAAG GTTGTCGTGAAGCTGCGTTCGTGCACGCTGTAACCGCTGCAGGCGTCGCGCATTCCGTCACCGACGCTTGCTCCAAAGGAAGAATAGAAAGCTGCGACTGTGATCGTAATCTCAGCGGTCGATCGTCTAAAGGCTGGACATGGTCTGGCTGTAATAGCAATATCAAGTTCGGCGTGTGGTTCAGCAAACAGTTCACGGAGGCGCGCGAGAGGGGTGGTGACTTGAGACAGATTATGAACAGGCATAACAGCAGGGCAGGGAGAAAG GCATTAGAAGAGCTAGTCTGGCGGAAGTGCAAGTGCCATGGTCTGTCCGGGTCGTGTTCCATGAAGACTTGCTGGATGCAGCAGGCAAACTTCCGCCAAATCGGCGACCACCTCAAGGTGAAGTACGATAGCGCAGTCGAAATGACTACCAAGGTGAACAGGCGCGGGAAAAAGCGTCTCAAACCCAAGTACAGCCATTTCAAAAAGCCCTCCGATAAAGATCTCATCTACTTCGAGACCTCACCAAACTACTGCGACAAAAACGTCACCGTCGGCTCGCTAGGGACTTCGGGAAGACAGTGCAACTACACTTCGAACGGGATTGACGGGTGCGAACTGCTCTGCTGCGGGCGTGGCCACAATATCCAGCAAGCGAAAATTACCAGGAATTGTAACTGTGTATTCAAGTGGTGTTGTGAAGTCAAGTGCGAACGATGTAAAGAAGTGGTTAACATCTACACTTGTAAATAA